Proteins encoded in a region of the Flammeovirga yaeyamensis genome:
- the porK gene encoding T9SS ring complex lipoprotein PorK/GldK: MKSLSLKRLTGMLSILAVLTQSCGGGGLFGGGSVSDEGELTGSLDRPEWDAQVIPIGMTNVPGGTFHMGQADEDITYSMINMNKQVTISGFFMDETEITNNEYRQFIEGMEAESDTSADWTYEQIQEELRPDTTVWEKDFSYHMGEPMQDYYYSHPAFDEYPVVGVTRRAAVEFCAWRTRHLNSYRIEQGQAELPAFRLPTEAEWEYAARGGLDMAKYPWGGPYVRNGKGCALANFKPGRGNYYDDGYSYTSPVGAYFPNGFGLYDMSGNVAEWCDDAYNPAGYPIVWDLNPTYTDPNEPKKIVRGGSWKDIPFYIQTGTRSYEFETQARSYIGFRCAMINLGRSSGFEF, from the coding sequence ATGAAAAGCTTGTCATTAAAAAGGCTTACGGGAATGTTAAGCATTTTGGCTGTCTTAACTCAGAGTTGCGGAGGAGGCGGCCTATTCGGAGGCGGGAGTGTCTCTGATGAGGGAGAACTTACGGGTTCATTAGACCGTCCTGAGTGGGATGCGCAAGTTATACCTATCGGTATGACGAACGTTCCTGGTGGTACTTTCCACATGGGACAGGCAGACGAAGACATTACGTATTCGATGATCAACATGAATAAACAAGTTACTATTAGTGGCTTCTTTATGGATGAAACAGAGATCACAAACAACGAGTATCGTCAATTTATCGAGGGTATGGAAGCAGAGTCTGATACTAGTGCAGATTGGACCTACGAGCAAATCCAAGAAGAATTAAGACCAGATACAACAGTATGGGAGAAAGATTTCTCATATCACATGGGTGAACCAATGCAAGATTACTATTACTCACATCCTGCATTTGATGAATATCCAGTAGTAGGTGTAACAAGAAGAGCAGCAGTTGAATTCTGTGCTTGGAGAACAAGACACCTTAATAGTTACAGAATTGAGCAAGGTCAAGCAGAATTACCTGCGTTTAGATTACCAACAGAAGCAGAGTGGGAATACGCTGCGAGAGGTGGTCTGGATATGGCGAAATACCCTTGGGGTGGTCCATATGTAAGAAACGGTAAAGGTTGTGCCTTGGCTAACTTTAAACCTGGTAGAGGAAACTACTATGACGATGGTTATTCATACACGTCTCCAGTAGGTGCTTATTTCCCTAACGGTTTTGGTTTATATGATATGTCGGGTAATGTTGCAGAGTGGTGCGATGACGCCTATAACCCAGCTGGCTATCCGATTGTTTGGGACTTAAACCCAACATACACAGATCCTAACGAGCCTAAGAAGATTGTAAGAGGTGGTTCTTGGAAAGACATTCCTTTCTACATCCAAACAGGTACTAGATCATACGAGTTCGAAACACAAGCGAGATCTTATATTGGTTTCCGTTGTGCAATGATCAACTTGGGTAGATCTTCAGGATTTGAATTTTAG